Proteins encoded within one genomic window of Marasmius oreades isolate 03SP1 chromosome 6, whole genome shotgun sequence:
- a CDS encoding uncharacterized protein (BUSCO:EOG09263X0V) produces the protein MPFIVQLLRRPAHSLMASFTSHRILLYILISTLAVAAAIANALKNHSNFYSVTIYLSKSSRSLLVLANFAFILALFCGHFVQKIFFGTLRPNEVERLYDRLWFFITESLLAFTIFRDEFDIPFALMFGFLLFVKSFHWLASDRIEWMDQRPYPGPPLLFHLRMSALFAILWLTDFIMFLVAVENTLAHGVGGMVLFASEYGILMASVSNTIAKYLLSSYELRRAGQRGGETAPPWEKKSMWVFYIELTTDFLKLTTYLAFFSVIITFYGLPLNIIRDVYITARSLYTRLHALHRYQIATRNMDERYPNATEQELSTTSDRTCIICREEMVAPAPADPHQAPAATTDGPNMTPKKLPCGHIFHFHCLRSWLERQQSCPTCRRTVLENTTGPARAPAGDAPHDPQQAPPNPPNARPRNEMGLLGRFLGHQNQQPVVPRRPAFPLQGNFGAPHVMHDAAGRVVIQYNIEYQLPPRPDDAASARPAQLQPVQPFNGFEGPDNVWQPWRANDNQAPNTINTAPTRTASSNPQTSSQSEPLTASSNPQIMSQSEPPAATSNPRNPRDEAALAALRRLNSSSGGPPGWNDTSAPSSTQNQDEPRVDVPHLIPLYDYGFDNIPERTSASQGPALTRAVDAQIPFRASPAGEESTRNRVPFGAGTSIPNLQTSEFPSGDTLTDEQLGVLDKLTREAIDERLRILERVSVSMNGSIEELIRMRSVLPPTSSLNSPNASVTENQTAGMVDPQRDSAEDLIPQSSVSI, from the exons ATGCCTTTCATCGTACAGCTACTCCGTCGGCCAGCTCATTCTCTTATGGCCTCTTTTACCTCTCATAGGATTCTTTTGTACATTCTCATCTCAACGCTGGCAGTGGCAGCTGCAATTGCCAACGCTCTCAAGAATCATAGCAACTTCTACTCCGTCACCATTTATCTGTCAAAGAGCAGTAGAAGTCTCCTA GTCCTTGCAAACTTTGCATTCATTCTTGCTCTCTTTTGTGGTCATTTTGTTCAGAAAATCTTCTTTGGTACGCTTCGTCCTAACGAAGTCGAG CGTCTCTACGATAGGCTTTGGTTTTTCATCACCGAATCCCTCCTAGCATTCACCATCTTTCGCGACGAATTCGATATCCCTTTCGCCCTCATGTTtggttttcttctctttgtcAAGTCGTTCCATTGGCTTGCAAGTGATCGTATCGAATGG ATGGATCAAAGACCCTATCCGGGTCCTCCACTCTTATTTCATCTCAGGATGTCAGCTCTCTTCGCCATTCTTTGGCTTACCGATTTCATCATGTTCCTTGTCGCCGTTGAAAACACCCTCGCCCATGGTGTTGGCGGAATGGTCCTTTTTGCCAGCGAA TATGGCATATTGATGGCAAGCGTCTCAAATACCATCGCCAAGTATTTACTCTCATCCTACGAGTTGAGAAGAGCTGGCCAACGCGGTGGCGAGACTGCACCTCCATGGGAGAAAAAGAGTATGTGGGTGTTCTATATCGAGCTCACAACCG ATTTCCTGAAACTAACGACGTACCTTGCCTTCTTCTCCGTCATTATCACATTTTACGGTTTGCCATTGAATATCATCCGAGACGTTTACATTACCGCCCGTTCACTCTACACGCGTCTCCACGCATTACATCGGTATCAGATTGCGACTCGGAACATGGATGAACGATATCCTAATGCAACGGAACAAGAGCTGTCTACCACGTCAGATCGTACTTGTATCATTTGCCGAGAGGAGATGGTAGCGCCTGCCCCAGCTGATCCTCATCAAGCGCCTGCTGCCACAACGGATGGGCCTAATATGACTCCAAAGAAACTTCCTTGCGGTCATATTTTCCATTTCCATTGTTTGAGATCCTGGTTAGAGCGCCAGCAAAGCTGCCCCACATG TCGTCGAACTGTATTGGAAAATACAACGGGTCCTGCTCGAGCTCCTGCTGGAGATGCACCTCACGACCCCCAGCAGGCCCCTCCAAACCCTCCTAACGCCCGGCCCAGAAACGAAATGGGACTGTTAGGAAGGTTCTTGGGACATCAGAACCAGCAACCCGTTGTCCCTCGGAGGCCTGCCTTCCCTCTGCAAGGCAACTTTGGTGCACCTCATGTAATGCACGATGCCGCTGGGCGCGTCGTTATACAATACAATATAGAGTACCAGCTTCCTCCTCGTCCCGACGATGCAGCGTCCGCACGTCCCGCACAGCTGCAGCCTGTACAACCATTTAATGGTTTTGAAGGCCCAGACAATGTTTGGCAGCCGTGGCGAGCAAACGATAACCAAGCGCCCAATACAATCAATACGGCGCCTACACGCACGGCGTCCTCGAATCCTCAAACATCGTCTCAATCGGAACCTCTCACGGCGTCCTCGAATCCCCAAATAATGTCACAATCGGAACCTCCCGCGGCAACCTCCAACCCCAGAAACCCCAGAGACGAGGCTGCTCTTGCCGCTTTACGTCGACTCAACAGTTCCAGTGGAGGGCCTCCTGGATGGAATGACACTTCGGCACCTAGTAGCACACAAAACCAAGATGAACCACGTGTTGATGTCCCACATTTAATCCCGCTATATGACTACGGTTTCGACAATATTCCCGAGCGAACCAGCGCCTCTCAGGGTCCCGCGTTGACTCGTGCCGTCGATGCTCAGATTCCATTCCGTGCTTCACCTGCGGGAGAAGAATCCACCAGAAACCGCGTGCCATTTGGGGCTGGGACTTCTATACCTAACCTTCAAACCAGTGAATTCCCCTCCGGTGATACACTGACCGATGAACAGCTCGGTGTTCTTGATAAACTGACGAGGGAAGCCATTGACGAGCGGCTACGGATATTGGAACGGGTGTCCGTGTCTATGAATGGGAGTATTGAAGAGTTGATTCGAATGCGGAGCGTACTTCCGCCAACGTCGTCATTGAATAGTCCCAACGCTTCAGTGACGGAAAACCAAACAGCCGGAATGGTAGACCCCCAAAGGGACTCGGCTGAAGATTTAATACCGCAGTCGTCGGTGTCGATCTAA
- the MPC2 gene encoding Mitochondrial pyruvate carrier 2 (BUSCO:EOG09265BTC), with protein sequence MSGAATSAGASKFNAFMNHPAGPKTVFFWAPLMKWCLVAAGLKDITRPADKLSVSQNVALAATGFIWVRYSLVITPVNYSLAAVNFFVGLSGLTQLGRIANYRYNPQAAEQKVKA encoded by the exons ATGTCGGGTGCAGCAACCTCTGCAGGagcttccaagttcaatgcCTTTATGAACCATCCAGCAG GCCCTAAAACGGTCTTTTTCTGGGCCCCGCTCATGAAATGGTGTCTGGTCGCTGCAGGTTTAAAGGACATAACACGTCCTGCAGATAAACTCAGTGTATCTCAGAACGTTG CCCTAGCCGCCACGGGCTTCATCTGGGTCAGATACTCCTTGGTTATTACGCCAGTAAATTATAGTTTGGCCGCT GTCAACTTTTTCGTCGGCCTTTCCGGCCTAACACAACTCGGTCGCATAGCAAA CTATCGTTACAATCCACAGGCGGCAGAACAGAAAGTCAAGGCTTGA